The following are from one region of the Streptomyces tuirus genome:
- a CDS encoding class I SAM-dependent methyltransferase encodes MTMQNSVTEADRALKTKHRAMWAQGDYPSLAAEVIPELGSVLVEACGVRSGQRVLDVAAGSGNAAIPAALAGADVVASDLTPELFEAGRAAAEQQGAHLTWQEADAEALPFGDAEFDTVLSCVGVMFAPHHQQAADELVRVCRPGGTIGLLNWTPQGFIGRMFAAMKPYAPPPGAQPPPLWGDEDHVRALLGDRVTDVRAERRTVRVDRFETPEAFRDYFKERYGPTISVYKNIADDPERVAALDAALVDLARDGDLGTGSGGTVLEWEYLLLTARRAD; translated from the coding sequence ATGACGATGCAGAACAGCGTGACCGAGGCCGACCGCGCCCTGAAGACCAAGCACCGGGCGATGTGGGCCCAGGGCGACTACCCCTCCCTGGCCGCCGAGGTCATCCCCGAGCTCGGATCGGTCCTGGTCGAAGCGTGCGGAGTGCGCTCCGGCCAGCGGGTGCTGGACGTGGCCGCCGGCTCCGGGAACGCCGCGATCCCCGCGGCCCTGGCCGGCGCGGACGTGGTGGCCTCCGACCTCACGCCGGAGCTGTTCGAGGCCGGCCGGGCGGCGGCCGAGCAGCAGGGCGCGCACCTCACCTGGCAGGAGGCCGACGCCGAGGCCCTGCCGTTCGGCGACGCCGAGTTCGACACCGTGCTGTCCTGCGTCGGCGTGATGTTCGCCCCGCACCACCAGCAGGCCGCGGATGAACTCGTCCGGGTCTGCCGTCCCGGCGGCACCATCGGGCTGCTGAACTGGACGCCCCAGGGCTTCATCGGCCGGATGTTCGCCGCGATGAAGCCGTACGCGCCCCCGCCCGGCGCGCAGCCGCCCCCGCTGTGGGGGGACGAGGACCATGTGCGCGCCCTCCTCGGCGACCGGGTCACGGACGTCCGCGCCGAGCGCCGCACGGTCCGGGTCGACCGCTTCGAGACGCCCGAGGCGTTCCGCGACTACTTCAAGGAGCGCTACGGCCCGACCATCAGCGTCTACAAGAACATCGCCGACGACCCCGAACGCGTCGCGGCCCTGGATGCCGCCCTGGTGGACCTCGCCCGCGACGGCGACCTGGGCACGGGCTCGGGCGGAACGGTCCTGGAGTGGGAGTACCTGCTGCTCACCGCCCGCCGGGCGGACTGA
- a CDS encoding HAD-IC family P-type ATPase: MTHLDAGARPDSARPATVTSRETGLTAAQVAERVARGQRNDVPVRSSRSTADIVRANVFTRFNAIIGVLWLIMLVVAPIQDSLFGFVILANTGIGIVQEWRAKKTLDSLALIGEVRPTVRRDGTAAQVSTSEIVLDDLIEIGPGDKVVVDGVCVEADGLEIDESLLTGEADPVVKQPGGHVMSGSFVVAGGGAFQATKVGREAYAAQLAEEASRFTLVQSELRSGISTILKYVTWMMVPTAIGLIISQLVVKENAFDDSVARTVGGIVPMVPEGLVLLTSVAFAIGVIRLGRKQCLVQELPAIEGLARVDTVCLDKTGTLTEGGMDVTELRSLKGADETYVRKVLGALGESDPRPNASLKAIIDAYPAVDGWRCTEALPFSSARKYSGAALSEGDGQTGRWLLGAPDVLLADDDPALAETGRLNEQGLRVLLLVRVARDLDDPEVTRGAKPTALVVLEQRLRPDAADTLRYFADQNVRAKVISGDNAVSVGAVAAKLGLSGTTVDARRLPAEQDGMADALDDGTVFGRVTPQQKRTMVGALQSRGHTVAMTGDGVNDVLALKDADIGVAMGSGSEATRAVAQIVLLNNSFATLPSVVAEGRRVIGNITRVATLFLVKTVYSVLLAVLVVCSQVEYPFLPRHLTLLSTLTIGIPAFFLALAPNKERARPNFVRRVMRYAIPGGVVAALATFATYLLAREHYTGPGALDAETSAATLTLFLISMWVLAIIARPYTWWRIALVASMAGAFVLVLVVPWLQHFFALKLVGVTMPWTAVGIAAVAAATLELLWRWVDRRFPA; this comes from the coding sequence ATGACGCATCTCGACGCGGGTGCCCGGCCCGACTCCGCGCGGCCGGCGACGGTCACCTCCCGCGAGACCGGCCTGACCGCCGCTCAGGTCGCCGAACGGGTGGCGCGCGGGCAGCGCAACGACGTGCCGGTGCGCAGCAGCCGCTCCACCGCCGACATCGTCCGCGCGAACGTCTTCACCCGCTTCAACGCGATCATCGGCGTGCTGTGGCTGATCATGCTGGTGGTCGCGCCGATCCAGGACAGCCTGTTCGGGTTCGTGATCCTCGCCAACACCGGCATCGGGATCGTCCAGGAGTGGCGGGCGAAGAAGACGCTGGACTCGCTCGCGCTGATCGGCGAGGTCAGGCCGACCGTGCGGCGCGACGGGACCGCCGCGCAGGTCAGCACGTCCGAGATCGTGCTGGACGACCTGATCGAGATCGGGCCCGGGGACAAGGTCGTCGTCGACGGTGTCTGCGTCGAGGCGGACGGGCTGGAGATCGACGAGTCGCTGCTCACCGGTGAGGCCGACCCGGTCGTCAAGCAGCCCGGCGGCCACGTCATGTCGGGCAGCTTCGTGGTGGCGGGCGGCGGGGCCTTCCAGGCGACGAAGGTCGGCCGTGAGGCCTACGCCGCCCAGCTCGCCGAGGAGGCCTCGCGCTTCACCCTCGTCCAGTCCGAGCTGCGGTCGGGCATCTCGACCATCCTCAAGTACGTCACGTGGATGATGGTCCCGACCGCGATCGGCCTGATCATCAGCCAGCTGGTCGTGAAGGAGAACGCCTTCGACGACTCCGTCGCCCGCACGGTCGGCGGCATCGTCCCGATGGTCCCCGAGGGGCTGGTCCTGCTCACCTCGGTCGCCTTCGCCATCGGTGTGATCCGCCTGGGCCGCAAGCAGTGCCTGGTGCAGGAGCTGCCCGCGATCGAGGGGCTCGCCCGGGTCGACACGGTCTGCCTGGACAAGACCGGCACCCTCACCGAGGGCGGCATGGACGTCACCGAACTGCGGTCGCTTAAGGGCGCCGACGAGACCTACGTACGGAAGGTGCTCGGCGCGCTCGGCGAGTCGGACCCGCGGCCGAACGCGTCCCTGAAGGCGATCATCGACGCCTACCCCGCCGTCGACGGCTGGCGCTGCACCGAGGCCCTGCCGTTCTCCTCCGCCCGCAAGTACAGCGGCGCCGCGCTCAGCGAGGGCGACGGGCAGACCGGCCGGTGGCTGCTGGGCGCGCCCGACGTACTGCTCGCGGACGACGATCCGGCCCTGGCCGAGACCGGGCGGCTGAACGAGCAGGGCCTCAGGGTGCTGCTGCTGGTGCGGGTCGCGCGGGACCTGGACGATCCGGAGGTGACCAGGGGGGCGAAGCCCACCGCCCTGGTCGTGCTGGAGCAGCGGCTGCGGCCGGACGCCGCGGACACGCTGCGCTACTTCGCCGACCAGAACGTGCGGGCCAAGGTCATCTCCGGCGACAACGCGGTGTCGGTCGGGGCGGTCGCCGCCAAGCTCGGGCTGTCCGGCACGACCGTGGACGCGCGCCGGCTGCCCGCCGAGCAGGACGGCATGGCCGACGCCCTCGACGACGGCACGGTGTTCGGGCGGGTCACCCCGCAGCAGAAGCGGACCATGGTGGGGGCGTTGCAGTCCCGCGGGCACACGGTCGCCATGACGGGCGACGGGGTGAACGACGTCCTCGCCCTGAAGGACGCCGACATCGGCGTGGCGATGGGCTCCGGCTCGGAGGCGACCCGGGCGGTGGCGCAGATCGTGCTGCTGAACAACAGCTTCGCGACGCTGCCGTCGGTGGTCGCCGAGGGGCGGCGGGTCATCGGCAACATCACGCGGGTGGCCACGCTGTTCCTCGTCAAGACGGTCTACTCGGTGCTGCTGGCCGTCCTGGTGGTCTGCTCGCAGGTGGAGTACCCGTTCCTGCCGCGCCATCTGACCCTGTTGTCGACGCTGACCATCGGCATCCCGGCGTTCTTCCTCGCGCTCGCCCCCAACAAGGAGCGCGCGAGGCCGAATTTCGTACGGCGGGTCATGCGGTACGCGATCCCGGGCGGGGTCGTGGCGGCGCTGGCGACGTTCGCGACGTATCTGCTCGCCCGGGAGCACTACACGGGGCCCGGGGCGCTGGACGCGGAGACCAGCGCGGCGACGCTCACGCTGTTCCTGATCTCGATGTGGGTGCTGGCGATCATCGCCCGGCCCTACACGTGGTGGCGGATCGCGCTGGTGGCGTCCATGGCCGGGGCGTTCGTGCTGGTGCTGGTCGTGCCGTGGTTGCAGCACTTCTTCGCGCTGAAGCTGGTGGGGGTGACGATGCCGTGGACCGCCGTCGGCATCGCGGCGGTGGCGGCGGCCACCCTGGAACTCCTGTGGAGGTGGGTGGACCGCCGCTTTCCCGCTTAG